The Cetobacterium somerae sequence CAAATGGAAAAAATATAAATCCTGTAGAAATTGAGCAGTTTATTTTATCAAAAACAGATTTAATAGAAGAGATGGTTGTAATAGAGTATAACTCTTTACTTACAGCAGTTATATACCCTAATTTTACTAAGGTAAAAGAGCATAGAGTTACAAATATAGCTGAGACACTAAAAACTGGTATAATAGATAAGTATAATGGTTCTACACCAAATTACAAAAAGATTTTAGATTTAAAAATAGTACAACAAGAGTTACCAAAAACAAAGATTGGAAAGATAAGAAGATTTATGGTTCCGGCTCTTTTAGAAGGTAAAATAGAAGAGGAAAAAGAGGAAAATATTCCAACTTTTGAAGAGTATAAGGCTATTTCAGATTATTTAACGAACTTAAAAGGTAAAAAAGTTATGTCAAATGCTCATCTTGAGTTAGACTTAGGATTAGATTCTTTGGATTTAGTTGAATTTATAGCTTTTGTTGAAAGTAGCTTCGGAGTTACTTTGACAGAGGAGGTTTTAACAGAAAATCCTACAGTAATTAAAATTGCAGAATATTTAAAGGAAAATTCAACAAGTTTAGAGATAAAGGATGTTGATTGGAAAAAAATATTAGAAAAAGATAATTTTGAAGGATTACCAAAATCCAACTCTATGGGAAAATTAGTAAAAGCACTATTTAAACCACTATTTTCATTATATATAAAGATAGAAAAAGAAGGTTTAGAGAATTCTAAAGTTACAAAGCCAACAGTATTTGTTGGAAATCATCAAAGTTTTTTAGATGGTTTTATATTTACTCAAAGTATAGATAATAAAACTTTAGATAATACATATTTCTTAGCAAAAGTAGCACACTTTAAAAAAGGATTTATGAGTTATTTAGGAGAAAATTCTAATATTATGTTAATTGATATTAATAAAAATTTAGCAGAAACACTACAGTGTGCTGCAACAGCTTTAAGACAGGGGAAAAATATAGTTATATTCCCTGAAGGAACAAGAAGTAGAGATGGAGAGATGAGAGAGTTTAAAAAGTTCTATGGAATATTAGCTAAAGAATTAAATGCAGATATAGTTCCTTTTGGAATAAAAGGAGCATATGAGTTATTCCCAGCTCATAGAAAAATGCCAAAAAGTGGAACAGTAAAAATAAAATTCTTCCCTAGAGTTTCTTCTGAAACTTTACCTGTTGAAGATATTGTAAAAAACAACTTTAATGAGATTAAAGAGTGGGTAGATAAGATATAAAAAAAGGTTGCCAATAGGCAACCTTTTTAATTACTATTAAATTGATAGCATAGGACCAAGGTGTTGTCCACCTAACAAATGGAAATGTAAGTGAAACACTTCCTGTCCTCCATGAGTATTGCAGTTTGCAATAACTCTATATCCATCTTCAGAAATATTTAAATCCTTAGCAATATCTTTAATAGCTAGATACATAGCAGTTAAATATTCAGAATCCTCAGCAGTAATATCATTTAAAGTTGGTATCTCTTTTTTAGGTACAACTAGAATATGAATTGGAGCTTGAGGATTTATATCTTTAAAAGCTATAACTTTATCATTTTCAAAAATGATAGAAGCTGGAATCTCTCTATTTATAATTTTAGTAAATATAGTAGCCATTGTATTTTACTCCTTTAATAAAAGATTAAAGTTCGATAGCTTGGATTCTTGTTAAGTGTCTTCCACCTAAGAATTCAGTTTTTAAGAATTCGTCTACAATTTCAAGAGCTAAAACGTCTCCAGTCATTCTAGCACCAAGGGCAAGAATGTTAGCGTCATTATGCTCTCTAGTTAATTTAGCCATAGTAGTATTTGAACATAAAGCTGCTCTTATTCCTTTAAATCTGTTGGCTGCAATTGAAATTCCAATTCCAGTACCACAAATAAGGATACCAAAATCTGCTTCTTTATTAAGAATAGAGTTAGCTACAGCTTTTGCATAAACAGGATAATCAACTGATTCAGTTGAATAACATCCTTTATCTAAAACTTCAAATCCTTTATCTTCTAAGTGTTTCTTAACAATCTCTTTTAAAGCAAATCCACCATGATCTGCACCTAAAGCTATTTTCATCTATTTATACTCCTTAATTCTTATAGTAATAATTAGTCTTCAAAACCGTGGAAATGAGGATGTCCGTGCTCAATCTCCTCTTCAGTAGCATCTCTAACATCAGAAACAGTAACTTCAAATCTTAAATCTTTACCTGCAAAAGGATGGTTTCCATCTGCTGTGATAATTTCATCTTCGATTTTTGTGATGATAAATGATTGCTCAGAACCATCATCCATATCAGCTATAAAGTCAAGTCCTTCATAGATATCATCAAATTCAACAAACTCAGATTTTTCCATATCAACGATTAAATCCTCGTCGTACTCTCCGTATCCTTCTTCTGGAGTTAATTCAATAGTAGTAGTATATCCTTTTTCTTTTCCTTCTAAAGCTTCTTCGATAGCTGGAACAAAGTTTCCAAATCCGTGGATATAGAAAAATGGTCCTACATCTTGTGTGTCCTCTAAAAGTTCTCCGTTGTTTTTGTCGTAAACTTTAAACTCAAGTGTTACTACTTTTCCTTCTTCTATTTTCATATAAAACACCTCACTAAAATCCCTATACAAGATAGGGTTATTTGACACTTTAAAGCATAACATAAAATACAAGAAATTTCATTAAAAATCTTAAATTATTTAAAAAAATTCATATTTTTTTTAACTACCATACAATTTTCTTGATCAGTTAGTTTTTCAAGGAGATAAAAAGCTAAATCAATAGCAGTACCAGGACCTGAAGAAGTAATAATGTTATCAGATATTACAATATCTTTTTTAATAGGAATGGCATTATACTGCTCTAATTGTTTAAAATATCTTTCATTATCTAAGAGGTATGTTGTAGCAGGAATGTTTTTTAAATATCCATGAATTCCAATTGCTAAAGCTCCAGTGCATATTCCAATTATAGTTTTTTTATTTGAAATAAAATGATTTAACAAGGAATTTAGTGTTTCTGATTGAATATCATTAAAGAATCCAGCTTTACCAAATCCCCCAGGAATTATTAAGGCATGAAACTCATTTAGATTAATAGATGTTTTTAATAAGTTAACTTCAGGAATAATTTTTAAATTCCAAGTGGCGCTAAGTACATCATGAATGGCACAAATTGTGGGGAAAACTTTTTTAGTTCCAACAATATTATTCCAACCAAAAACATCTATAAATGGCGATAATTCGAGGCTTTCAAAGCCGTTAGATGCAAAAATTAAAATTTTTTTCATAAATTTTATGGTTCCTTTCAAAAAATAGTTGACTTAATTTCCAAAAAGCTCTACAATATCTCGTATTTTAAAAGAAATTAATAATGTAAATTATATATTATTTTATAACTTTTTGATATCATTTTTAAGAACAAAATTTATTAAACAAGGAGGTAAGATGACTAAATTAAATCAATATCAAACACCTATATTCTCAACACTGAAGGACGTATATGCGAAAAGAGACATAATTCCTTTCCATGTTCCAGGGCATAAGAGAGGAAAGGGAATGGATAAAGAGTTTTACGAGTTTATGGGACCTAATCCCTTCTCAATTGATGTAACTATCTTTAAGATGGTTGATGGATTACACAATCCAAAGAGTTGTATAAAAGAAGCACAAGAGTTAGCAGCTGACGCTTATGGAGTAAAGAAAACCTTTTTCGCTGTCAACGGAACATCAGGAGCGATTCAAGCTATGATTATGTCTGTTGTAAAGCCAGGAGAGAAAATATTAGTCCCTAGAAATGTGCACAAATCAGTTTCTGGTGGAATTATATTAAGTGGATCAGTTCCAGTATATATGAATCCTGAAGTAGATGACGAATTAGGAATAGCTCATGGAGTTAGACCAGAAGTTGTTGAAAATATGCTTAAGCAGCATCCAGATACAAAAGCTGTATTAATCATTAACCCAACATACTATGGAGCGGCAACTGATATCAAAAAGATTGCAGATATAGTTCATAGCTATGATATTCCTTTAATAGTTGATGAGGCTCACGGAGCTCACTTACACTTCCATGAAGAGTTACCAATATCAGCAATAGATGCAGGAGCAGATATTTGCTGTCAAAGTACTCATAAAATAATTGGAGCAATGACACAAATGTCAATGTTACATGTAAACTCAACAAGAGTAGACGTAAATAGAATACAGCAGATATTAAGTATTCTACATACAACATCACCTTCATATCCACTAATGGCATCATTAGATTGTGCTAGAAGACAGATAGCTACAGAAGGAAGAGAGTTATTAACAAGAACATTGAAATTAGCAAGAGATTTAAGAGCAGAAGTTAATAAAATTCCAGGAATTTTCTCTTTTGGAAAAGAGATTGTAGGAAGATACGGAATACATGATTTCGATGAAACAAAACTTTCTATATCAGCAAGAGAGTTAGGATTAACAGGATTTGAGTTAGAAACTTTACTTGTTGACGATTATAATATCCAAGTTGAGTTATCAGATTTCTATAATGTATTGGGACTAATTACATTAGGAGATGACGAAGTAAGTACAGGGAAATTACTTGATGCTTTAAAAGATATCAGTAAGAGATTCTTTGGAAAAGGAAAGAAAATAGGGGAATCAGTTGGAAAAATGCCAACTATACCTGAATCGATCTTAATCCCAAGAGAAGCTTTCTACAGTGAAAATAATAAAATTAAATTCTTAGAAAGCGAAGGAAAAATTTGTGCTGAGATGATTATGGCATATCCACCAGGAATTCCAGTAATCTATCCAGGAGAAAGAATTACAAGAGATATAATCACATATATTCAAAACTTAAAGGCAGCAAAACTTCACGTTCAAGGAATGGAAGACCCTGAGTTAGAGTATATTAAAGTTATAGATGAAGAAGATGCAGTATATTTATATACTGAAAAAATGAAAAATAAAATGTTTGCTGTTCCAATGAACTTAGGAGCAAATAAAGCAGGTATTGAATTTGGACCAGAAGTTTTAGAGGAGTACTTCCCAGATACATTTGGTGAGATGACTTATATAGATATTGAAAAGCAAAGAGAGAATTTTAATGAGTGGTCGTTAAAATATAAAAATACAATACTTAATACTTGTGAGAAGTTAGCAACAGCAGTAAACGAAGCAGTAAGAGATGGATATAGACCTATAACTATTGGAGGAGATCACTCAATAGCACTAGGATCAATATCAGGGGTAGCGTTAGAAAAAGAAGTTGGGGTAGTGTGGATTGATGCTCACGGAGATATGAATACTGATGAAACAACAATGTCAGGAAATATTCATGGAATGCCGTTAGCACTTTTACAAGGAGCTGGAGATAGAGATTTAGTAAATTGTTTCTATGAAGGAGCTAAAATTGACAGCAAAAATGTTGTAATTTTAGGAGCAAGAGATTTAGATGTAAAAGAAAGAGACGTTATTGAAGAGTTAGGAGTAAAAGTAATTCCTTATGATGAAGTTGTTCATAAAGGATTAGATAATGTTTTAGATGAGATAAGAGACTACTTAAAGATTGATAATATCCATATAAGTTTTGATGTGGATTCAGTTGATCCAGAGTTTGCTCCAGGAGTAAGTACACCAGTTAGAAATGGATTCACTCCAGAAGAGATGTTCAAAACATTTAGATTCTTATTTAAAAACTACTCTATAACATCAGTAGATATAGTAGAATACAATCCAGTAAACGATAAAAATGAGAAGACTATGAATTTTGTAAATGATTTAACGGAGTTTGTATTAAATCCAAACGTATAAGTATATAGAGGTGTGAGATGAAAAAGGCGGTATTAGCTAATTTAGAGCAGAATTATTCAACGTATAGTAAGAGTTTTAAAAAGATTGTGGACTTTATAAAACATAATCAGAGTATAGTATCATTTATTTCAATAAATGAGCTAGCTAAAGAGACAGGAACAAGTCCAGCTACAATAACAAGATTTTCAAAAAATTTAGGGTTTAAAGGTTATCCTGATTTCCAAAGAGTTTTTCAAAAAGATGTTGAAATATCAACTTCTCAAATGAAAGAGTTTAGAGAAGAGATTGACTCAATGTCAGGAGATGGAATACTATCTGAAATCATAACTACGAACATAGAGCTTTTAGAGGAGATAGATACTGTAGCTATAGAAGAGCAATTAGAAAAAGCTATGGAAATGATAAAAACTAGTAGAAAGTTATATATATTAGGAGCAAGAGGATCATATGCTCTAGCATACTATCTATATTTTATGTTAAAAGAATTAAGAGAAGATGTAGAGTTAATGATATCAGGAGCGTCTGATTTTACAGATAAGCTACTTTATTCAAGCCCGGATGATGTACTATTTACAATATCGTTCCATCCATATACAAACTTTACTTGTCAAGTAACTGAGTTTTTTAAAGAGCAAGGAAATAGAATAATTACTATGACTGATAAAAAAGATTCTGTATTAGGTAATATATCTGATTTAGTGATCACCACAAAAAATGGAGGAAAAGCTTATACTTTTGTTCCAGGTATAATTATTTTAAATGCTTTACTTTTAAAATTTGGAAAACAAAATAAAGAGGAAAGTATTGAAAGATTAGACAAACTAAAGAAAATAACAGATAGATTTAATATCTATCAAAGATAAAAAAAGAGAGCGAAAGCTCTCTTTTTTATCTTTGATATTTTAACTTTATAAATAGATTATCTAAACTTCTTAATATGAGACCAATTAAAAGCAGCGGAAATAAGTAGAACTTTGCTGAATAATCTACTATAGAGTTATTATTAGTTCTTTTCTTTTCTAACATTTTGATTTTGTTCACCCCTTTTATTTACAAAAGTAATTATATACCACTTTTTCCATTTATGCAAGAAATAAAAAATACTTGTTTTGAAAGGTGAATTGTGATAAAATGTTTAATCGAAAAGTGCTTTAAAATAAGTAAAGAAATACTAAAAAAGTAGAATACATTAACAAGGAGAAAAGAAATGAGTGAAAATTTAGAAAAAAGATACGGCTTTTCAGTAGCTTTTTCAATGGTTGTAGGAATTGTTATTGGAATTGGAATCTTCTTTAAAGCTGGTCAAATTTTAGTAGCAGCTAATATGAATCCAAAAATTGCAATTGCAGCTTGGGTGCTTGGAGGTATTATATCAATATTATCAGGTCTTACTGCAGCAGAAGTTGGAGCAGCTATTCCTGAAACAGGTGGTATGATTGCATGGATTAAGAAAATTTATGGAAAAAGAATAGCCTTTTTAGTTGGATGGGCTCAATTAATAATATATTTTCCAGCTTTAATAGGTTTAATTGCATATTATTTTGCAGTATTTACAGGAAATTTTTTAAATATAGATCCTAGTAATACTATGTTTTTAGGAGGAACAGCATTTGTTGCTATATCTTTCCTATTTGCAATAAATATATTTACTAAAAATGTAGGTGGAAAAATTCAAACACTAGCTACAGTAGCTAAAATTGTACCACTATTATTGATAACTATATTTGGATTTTTATCTGGAGATAATTCATCTGGAATGTTTTATATGACAGAGATTACAAGAGAAGCTACATCTTCATCACCTTTAGTTTTATTAGGATTATCATTAGTGCCAATTATGTTTGCTTTTGATGGATGGATATATGTTGGAACAATTGCAGGAGATTTAAAAAATGTAAAAAAAGATCTTCCTAGAGCAATTATATTAGGATTAGGATTTATAGCGATATTTTATGTGGCATTAAACCTAGCACTATTAAACGTATTCACAGCAGAGGAGATTGTAAAAGTTGGAATGTTTGGAGTAGCTACAAAATTATTTGGACCAATGGGAGCTAAGTTTATATTCTTAGGAATTATGATATCAGCATTTGGTGGACTAAATGGTATGATATTAGCATCAACAAGAATACCGTATACTTTAGCAATAGAGGGACACCTTCCAAAGAAGGAGTTTTTTGCTAAAATAGATGATAAACATAAACAACCTATAAATTCTTCAGTAGTTATGTATCTATTATCAGTTTTCTTCTTAATAGCTATGATTATAACAGGAAATCCAGATGTATTTGGTGATATTCCAGTAGCATTATTTTGGTTATTCTACTGTTTAGTATTTTTAGGATTATTTATTTTAAGAAAAAATGAACCAAATTTAGAAAGACCATACAGAGTTCCATTCTATCCAGTTGTGCCAATACTTGCATTAATAGGTGGAGCATCAATATTTATTTATGCAGCTATATCAAATCCAACGTATATGGCAGTATCAGTGGCATTAACTTTAACAGGTCTTTTTGTTTATAGAGAAAATTAATAAGATATAAAAAAAGGTTGCTTTAAAGCAACCTTTTTTTATTTATAGGAAAGTTAATCCTAACATAATAATGATACCAGAGTAAATTGTAATAATTACTCCATATCCCATAATATCTTTTGCACCTAACTTAGCAATACCTAAGGCAGGTAGAGCCCAGAACGGTTGAATCATATTAGTCCAAGCATCTCCCCAAGCTATAGCCATTCCAGTTTTTGCTGTTGAAACTCCAAGTTCCACACTTGCTGGCATCATAATAGGAGCCTGAACAGCCCATTGTCCACCACCAGAAGGAACAAAGAAGTTTACAATTCCAGCACTTAAAAAAGTTAAGCTTGGGAATGAAAGAGCTGTAGATGAGCTTATAAAACTTTGTGATATAATACCTGCTAAAGAAGCGCCATCACTATTTTGTCCAACCATCATTCCCATAATTCCAGCATAAAAAGGAAATTGTAATATAATTCCAGCTGCTCCTTTACATGCATTTCCAAAAGCTAAAAGAAGATTTTTAGGAGTTTTATGAGCAATTATAGCAGTAACTAAAAAAATCATATTAACAATATTAAGATTCAAATCAAATCCCTTTTGAAGAAAATATCCAATTATATATGTATATCCAAGAACACCAATTAAAATGTTAACAACTGGACTATTTTCAATTTTGTCAGCAGGAGTCATTTCAGTTTTATCAAAAGTAACCGATTGTACATCATCTTCTAATAACGTAGGATCAACTTGAAAAACATCCTCTTTATTTTTAGGGTGCATAGCAGCATTTAATAAAGGAAGCGTAAATAATAAAGTAAAAAGAATGATTAAGTTATATGATGAAAATAGAGTTTGAGATGTACTAATTCCTTTATCTAAAGCTCCAGCAGTAGCTTTTGAAAGGTTTCCAGAAGCTAAAGTAAGAG is a genomic window containing:
- a CDS encoding AMP-binding protein, coding for MEFVKNHNKTAIFYEGKEYSYKELIAGAKEYASLLDLAKEEKAVIFMENRPELLYAFLGIWDKKGTCVCLDAASKVSEFQYFIEDCTPKYIFVSNNTYDIAKEAIDLSGVQTIVLNVDEIDLSKADKEGIIYAPDREAVALILYTSGTTGSPKGVMLTFDNILVNIEGLNKYKMYEPTDRVLALLPMHHIFPLLGSGIVPLQQGATIAFLKELSSQAMVDALKNYKITMMIGVPRLWEMLHKKIMEKINSNKVIKSLFKLCEKLDNKELSKKIFKKVHEGFGGNIRFFVSGGSKLNPEVSRDFKTLGIDVCEGYGLTETAPMISFTPINQVVPGSAGKIMDGVQVKIAEDGEILSKGRNLMKGYYKKPEATAEVIDSEGWFHTGDLGELKNDYLFVTGRKKEMIVLSNGKNINPVEIEQFILSKTDLIEEMVVIEYNSLLTAVIYPNFTKVKEHRVTNIAETLKTGIIDKYNGSTPNYKKILDLKIVQQELPKTKIGKIRRFMVPALLEGKIEEEKEENIPTFEEYKAISDYLTNLKGKKVMSNAHLELDLGLDSLDLVEFIAFVESSFGVTLTEEVLTENPTVIKIAEYLKENSTSLEIKDVDWKKILEKDNFEGLPKSNSMGKLVKALFKPLFSLYIKIEKEGLENSKVTKPTVFVGNHQSFLDGFIFTQSIDNKTLDNTYFLAKVAHFKKGFMSYLGENSNIMLIDINKNLAETLQCAATALRQGKNIVIFPEGTRSRDGEMREFKKFYGILAKELNADIVPFGIKGAYELFPAHRKMPKSGTVKIKFFPRVSSETLPVEDIVKNNFNEIKEWVDKI
- a CDS encoding histidine triad nucleotide-binding protein, with the protein product MATIFTKIINREIPASIIFENDKVIAFKDINPQAPIHILVVPKKEIPTLNDITAEDSEYLTAMYLAIKDIAKDLNISEDGYRVIANCNTHGGQEVFHLHFHLLGGQHLGPMLSI
- the rpiB gene encoding ribose 5-phosphate isomerase B, coding for MKIALGADHGGFALKEIVKKHLEDKGFEVLDKGCYSTESVDYPVYAKAVANSILNKEADFGILICGTGIGISIAANRFKGIRAALCSNTTMAKLTREHNDANILALGARMTGDVLALEIVDEFLKTEFLGGRHLTRIQAIEL
- a CDS encoding FKBP-type peptidyl-prolyl cis-trans isomerase, with product MKIEEGKVVTLEFKVYDKNNGELLEDTQDVGPFFYIHGFGNFVPAIEEALEGKEKGYTTTIELTPEEGYGEYDEDLIVDMEKSEFVEFDDIYEGLDFIADMDDGSEQSFIITKIEDEIITADGNHPFAGKDLRFEVTVSDVRDATEEEIEHGHPHFHGFED
- a CDS encoding DJ-1/PfpI family protein — translated: MKKILIFASNGFESLELSPFIDVFGWNNIVGTKKVFPTICAIHDVLSATWNLKIIPEVNLLKTSINLNEFHALIIPGGFGKAGFFNDIQSETLNSLLNHFISNKKTIIGICTGALAIGIHGYLKNIPATTYLLDNERYFKQLEQYNAIPIKKDIVISDNIITSSGPGTAIDLAFYLLEKLTDQENCMVVKKNMNFFK
- a CDS encoding aminotransferase class I/II-fold pyridoxal phosphate-dependent enzyme: MTKLNQYQTPIFSTLKDVYAKRDIIPFHVPGHKRGKGMDKEFYEFMGPNPFSIDVTIFKMVDGLHNPKSCIKEAQELAADAYGVKKTFFAVNGTSGAIQAMIMSVVKPGEKILVPRNVHKSVSGGIILSGSVPVYMNPEVDDELGIAHGVRPEVVENMLKQHPDTKAVLIINPTYYGAATDIKKIADIVHSYDIPLIVDEAHGAHLHFHEELPISAIDAGADICCQSTHKIIGAMTQMSMLHVNSTRVDVNRIQQILSILHTTSPSYPLMASLDCARRQIATEGRELLTRTLKLARDLRAEVNKIPGIFSFGKEIVGRYGIHDFDETKLSISARELGLTGFELETLLVDDYNIQVELSDFYNVLGLITLGDDEVSTGKLLDALKDISKRFFGKGKKIGESVGKMPTIPESILIPREAFYSENNKIKFLESEGKICAEMIMAYPPGIPVIYPGERITRDIITYIQNLKAAKLHVQGMEDPELEYIKVIDEEDAVYLYTEKMKNKMFAVPMNLGANKAGIEFGPEVLEEYFPDTFGEMTYIDIEKQRENFNEWSLKYKNTILNTCEKLATAVNEAVRDGYRPITIGGDHSIALGSISGVALEKEVGVVWIDAHGDMNTDETTMSGNIHGMPLALLQGAGDRDLVNCFYEGAKIDSKNVVILGARDLDVKERDVIEELGVKVIPYDEVVHKGLDNVLDEIRDYLKIDNIHISFDVDSVDPEFAPGVSTPVRNGFTPEEMFKTFRFLFKNYSITSVDIVEYNPVNDKNEKTMNFVNDLTEFVLNPNV
- a CDS encoding MurR/RpiR family transcriptional regulator, with protein sequence MKKAVLANLEQNYSTYSKSFKKIVDFIKHNQSIVSFISINELAKETGTSPATITRFSKNLGFKGYPDFQRVFQKDVEISTSQMKEFREEIDSMSGDGILSEIITTNIELLEEIDTVAIEEQLEKAMEMIKTSRKLYILGARGSYALAYYLYFMLKELREDVELMISGASDFTDKLLYSSPDDVLFTISFHPYTNFTCQVTEFFKEQGNRIITMTDKKDSVLGNISDLVITTKNGGKAYTFVPGIIILNALLLKFGKQNKEESIERLDKLKKITDRFNIYQR
- a CDS encoding APC family permease → MSENLEKRYGFSVAFSMVVGIVIGIGIFFKAGQILVAANMNPKIAIAAWVLGGIISILSGLTAAEVGAAIPETGGMIAWIKKIYGKRIAFLVGWAQLIIYFPALIGLIAYYFAVFTGNFLNIDPSNTMFLGGTAFVAISFLFAINIFTKNVGGKIQTLATVAKIVPLLLITIFGFLSGDNSSGMFYMTEITREATSSSPLVLLGLSLVPIMFAFDGWIYVGTIAGDLKNVKKDLPRAIILGLGFIAIFYVALNLALLNVFTAEEIVKVGMFGVATKLFGPMGAKFIFLGIMISAFGGLNGMILASTRIPYTLAIEGHLPKKEFFAKIDDKHKQPINSSVVMYLLSVFFLIAMIITGNPDVFGDIPVALFWLFYCLVFLGLFILRKNEPNLERPYRVPFYPVVPILALIGGASIFIYAAISNPTYMAVSVALTLTGLFVYREN
- a CDS encoding short-chain fatty acid transporter; the encoded protein is MDNTVKNKQFNLFEKFTQLCVTIMQKYLPDAFLFAAILTFIVFIAATIMTKQSPFQIAMHWGNGVWSLLAFSMQMVMVLVTGHTLATAPFFKRILDKLSNLPKSPIQAIMYVTFVSGVACILNWGFGLVIGAIYAKEIAKKIKGVDYRLLIASAYSGFLLWHGGISGSIPLTLASGNLSKATAGALDKGISTSQTLFSSYNLIILFTLLFTLPLLNAAMHPKNKEDVFQVDPTLLEDDVQSVTFDKTEMTPADKIENSPVVNILIGVLGYTYIIGYFLQKGFDLNLNIVNMIFLVTAIIAHKTPKNLLLAFGNACKGAAGIILQFPFYAGIMGMMVGQNSDGASLAGIISQSFISSSTALSFPSLTFLSAGIVNFFVPSGGGQWAVQAPIMMPASVELGVSTAKTGMAIAWGDAWTNMIQPFWALPALGIAKLGAKDIMGYGVIITIYSGIIIMLGLTFL